The following are from one region of the Carnobacterium gallinarum DSM 4847 genome:
- a CDS encoding glycoside hydrolase family 1 protein, which yields MTNNQSVFPKNFLWGGATAANQLEGGYLEDGRGLSVADALPGGKERFKIVAQPDFNFEIDETKYVYPNHNGIDHYHRYQEDIALFAKMGFKVYRLSIAWSRIFPKGDESTPNEAGLAFYDKIFDECLNYGIEPVVTISHYEMPLHLATEYGGWGNRKLIDFYETYARVVLERYHEKVKYWMTFNEINSALHFPVMSQGLTVKSGANDKQTVYQGLHNQFVASSKATKIAHELNPDLQVGCMIIYATTYAYDSNPINHLKAMDYTQSFNFYCADVQARGEYPHYAKRLWSENNVTLDIQPGDLELLKAHPVDYIGFSYYMSTVVTTDEATLAKSEGNLLSGVSNPFLDASDWGWQIDPVGLRLALNELYSRYNKPLFIVENGLGAYDTLDENNYVADDYRIDYLRSHIVAMGEAIADGVDLMGYTPWGCIDLVSASTGEMSKRYGFIYVDLDDNGNGTGDRYEKKSFNWYKKVIETNGTDLA from the coding sequence ATGACAAATAATCAATCAGTTTTTCCTAAAAATTTCCTATGGGGTGGCGCTACAGCAGCGAACCAATTAGAGGGTGGATACTTAGAAGATGGCCGAGGACTTTCGGTTGCAGATGCCTTACCAGGCGGTAAAGAGCGCTTTAAAATTGTTGCACAACCAGATTTTAACTTTGAAATTGATGAAACTAAATACGTTTATCCAAACCATAATGGAATCGATCATTACCATCGTTACCAAGAAGATATCGCTTTATTCGCAAAAATGGGCTTTAAAGTCTATCGTTTGTCTATCGCATGGTCACGTATTTTCCCTAAAGGTGATGAATCAACGCCTAATGAAGCTGGTTTAGCTTTCTATGATAAAATTTTTGACGAGTGTTTAAACTATGGAATTGAACCTGTTGTAACGATCTCTCATTATGAAATGCCGTTACATTTAGCAACTGAATATGGTGGTTGGGGCAATCGTAAATTAATCGATTTTTATGAAACATATGCTCGCGTTGTTTTAGAACGTTACCATGAAAAAGTAAAGTATTGGATGACTTTTAATGAAATTAATAGTGCCTTACATTTCCCCGTAATGAGCCAAGGTTTAACTGTAAAATCTGGTGCTAATGATAAACAAACTGTCTACCAAGGTCTGCATAATCAATTTGTTGCCAGCAGTAAAGCAACAAAAATCGCCCATGAACTAAACCCGGATTTGCAAGTTGGGTGTATGATTATCTACGCAACAACATATGCATATGATTCAAATCCAATCAATCATTTGAAAGCTATGGACTATACACAAAGTTTTAATTTCTATTGTGCTGACGTTCAAGCTCGTGGTGAATACCCGCATTACGCAAAACGTTTATGGTCTGAAAACAATGTAACGCTAGATATTCAACCAGGTGATTTAGAATTATTAAAAGCACATCCTGTTGATTACATTGGTTTTAGCTACTATATGTCAACTGTTGTAACTACTGATGAAGCAACCTTAGCAAAATCAGAAGGAAACTTATTATCTGGTGTTAGCAATCCATTCTTGGATGCTTCTGATTGGGGATGGCAAATTGACCCAGTTGGATTGCGTCTTGCTTTGAATGAATTATACAGCCGTTACAACAAACCCTTATTTATTGTAGAAAATGGGTTAGGTGCATACGATACATTGGATGAAAATAACTATGTAGCTGATGATTACCGCATTGATTATTTACGTAGTCATATTGTCGCAATGGGTGAAGCAATTGCAGATGGCGTTGATTTAATGGGGTATACTCCTTGGGGATGTATCGATTTAGTTAGCGCTTCAACTGGTGAAATGTCAAAACGTTATGGCTTTATCTATGTTGATTTAGATGATAATGGAAATGGTACTGGCGATCGTTATGAGAAAAAATCATTTAACTGGTATAAAAAAGTTATTGAAACAAACGGAACGGATTTAGCTTAA
- a CDS encoding DM13 domain-containing protein, protein MKATKIIVTLSLATILLAACGKGNSTPASKSQESSTAKVVTESPKAENSSLSISSVFKGENGHSVKGKATIEKGKLMLSDFTTDDGPDLRVYLSKGTDSKKAKEIAKIDLNKKEQTFDLSDINPEEYDTILIYCNKAHELFGSATYEKLGTTNTSTSLTGKFAGLNEKNVQGQVTIEGNKVMLSNFTTDDGPDLHVYLIKDDQIDGGIEVGKLELNKEDQTFTLPDGIDLKEYKKVAIYCEQAHIFFGEAVL, encoded by the coding sequence ATGAAAGCAACAAAAATAATCGTAACACTGTCATTAGCAACAATCTTACTAGCAGCATGTGGCAAAGGAAACTCTACACCTGCGAGTAAAAGCCAAGAAAGTAGCACAGCAAAAGTTGTAACAGAATCGCCAAAAGCAGAAAATAGTTCACTTAGTATTAGTAGTGTGTTCAAAGGTGAAAATGGTCATTCTGTAAAAGGCAAAGCCACAATTGAAAAGGGAAAGTTAATGTTGAGTGATTTTACAACAGATGATGGGCCTGATTTACGTGTCTATCTAAGTAAAGGAACAGATAGTAAAAAGGCTAAAGAAATTGCAAAAATTGATCTTAATAAAAAGGAGCAAACCTTTGATTTATCAGATATCAATCCTGAAGAGTATGATACTATTTTGATTTATTGTAATAAAGCACATGAACTATTTGGAAGTGCAACGTATGAAAAATTAGGAACAACGAATACCAGTACTTCATTAACAGGAAAATTTGCCGGATTAAATGAAAAAAATGTTCAAGGGCAAGTAACAATAGAAGGAAATAAAGTGATGCTTTCTAATTTCACAACAGATGATGGACCTGATTTGCATGTTTATTTAATAAAAGACGATCAGATTGACGGTGGGATAGAAGTAGGAAAACTTGAGTTAAATAAAGAAGACCAAACATTTACACTTCCTGATGGTATTGATTTAAAGGAATATAAAAAAGTAGCGATTTATTGTGAACAGGCTCATATTTTCTTTGGCGAAGCCGTACTATAA
- a CDS encoding DoxX family membrane protein → MGINKFTLYVITIVRIIVGLSWLQQGMFKFQAHFNIQGLVNTIANGSDSPMWYQEFFEHVVSNNIALFNLLIPAGEIAVGLGLIFGVLIRGAILGACLMLINFWLSNMIYIYPFLLVGSIILLNWYPQTLSYTLWTALDKLNIRERMT, encoded by the coding sequence ATGGGAATAAATAAATTTACACTATATGTTATCACAATTGTCCGTATTATAGTGGGGCTTTCTTGGTTGCAACAGGGGATGTTTAAATTCCAAGCACATTTCAATATTCAAGGTCTAGTGAATACAATTGCAAATGGAAGTGATTCACCAATGTGGTATCAAGAGTTCTTTGAGCATGTTGTTAGCAATAACATTGCTTTATTTAACTTATTGATTCCAGCAGGAGAAATTGCGGTTGGCTTAGGATTGATTTTTGGCGTCTTAATTAGGGGCGCAATCTTAGGGGCATGCCTGATGTTAATTAATTTTTGGTTATCGAATATGATTTATATTTATCCCTTCTTATTAGTTGGCAGTATCATTTTATTAAATTGGTATCCTCAAACATTAAGCTATACATTATGGACGGCTTTAGACAAGTTAAACATACGTGAAAGAATGACTTAA
- a CDS encoding response regulator transcription factor, whose translation MKQTILLVDDEKTIIDISKKYLEKEGYKVYQAISAKEAFAIFNTENIDLIITDIMMPEIDGYEFMIDILEKNEQIPFIFITAKNANQDRLYSLTLGADDYITKPFNPLELVLRVKNILRRVYGEVDNTIKINNLEMDLDRRIAKIGNDSLDLTTKEFMLLWVLAKDPERVFSKSEILNLVWNSHYENDRNTVNVHIHRLREKLNQVADAENAPMIKTVWGTGYKIEGIK comes from the coding sequence ATGAAACAAACGATCTTATTGGTTGACGATGAAAAAACAATTATTGATATTTCTAAAAAGTATCTAGAAAAAGAAGGCTATAAAGTGTATCAAGCAATTAGCGCAAAAGAAGCCTTTGCAATTTTCAATACTGAAAATATTGATTTAATCATAACGGATATTATGATGCCAGAAATTGATGGATATGAATTTATGATTGATATATTGGAAAAGAATGAACAAATTCCATTTATTTTTATCACAGCTAAGAATGCCAATCAGGATAGGTTGTACTCATTAACGTTAGGTGCGGATGACTATATTACAAAGCCCTTTAATCCATTGGAGCTTGTTTTGAGAGTCAAAAATATTCTACGAAGAGTGTATGGTGAAGTAGATAATACGATTAAGATAAATAATCTTGAAATGGATTTAGACCGTCGAATTGCAAAAATTGGTAATGACTCCTTAGATTTAACGACGAAAGAATTCATGTTGTTGTGGGTTTTAGCAAAAGATCCAGAGAGAGTTTTTTCAAAGTCAGAAATCTTGAATCTTGTTTGGAACAGTCACTATGAGAATGATCGAAATACAGTAAACGTTCATATTCATCGTTTGCGTGAGAAATTAAATCAAGTTGCTGATGCTGAAAATGCACCGATGATTAAGACGGTGTGGGGAACAGGGTATAAAATTGAGGGAATAAAATGA
- a CDS encoding sensor histidine kinase has protein sequence MTLRKTLYFTYIGILLLVLMITMYFVEAMIVDQKTANIVILAVLTITLILSCVNYLVMSPMLKVLLVLQRTSQKNAAGEFITIPNKTLIKEIAMLLKDYNQMVNQLEKQVTQIKQVEKEKSEMICNLSHDIKTPVSSLIALGQALSDDILEESEKIYYLQAVLDNCYRISDLSDELFQVVESDKIALESRKDEIWLDTILIKVLNAFKGKIDYSKREISVDGMDMTKPIYSDESSIYRILYNVIDNSLKYSQSGTSIKIKIIEQLNYVEIRIKDYGQGISLREQENIFKRTYRVEKSRNLETGGHGLGLSINKQLLQNIGGSISVFSEIEMGSTFYIKIPYSY, from the coding sequence ATGACGTTAAGAAAAACACTTTACTTTACTTATATTGGGATATTGTTGCTAGTACTAATGATTACGATGTACTTTGTAGAAGCGATGATAGTCGATCAAAAGACAGCTAATATCGTTATATTAGCAGTATTAACAATCACACTGATTTTATCTTGTGTGAATTATCTTGTGATGAGTCCTATGTTGAAAGTCCTTTTAGTATTGCAACGTACGAGTCAAAAGAACGCAGCGGGTGAATTTATAACCATTCCTAATAAAACGTTGATTAAGGAAATTGCTATGTTATTAAAGGATTATAATCAAATGGTGAACCAGCTGGAAAAACAAGTTACTCAAATAAAACAAGTAGAGAAAGAAAAAAGTGAAATGATTTGCAACCTTTCTCATGATATTAAAACGCCCGTATCTTCCCTTATTGCACTAGGACAAGCCTTATCTGATGATATATTGGAAGAGTCTGAAAAAATATATTATCTTCAAGCAGTTTTAGATAATTGTTACCGAATTTCTGATTTATCAGATGAGCTATTTCAAGTTGTAGAAAGCGATAAAATTGCATTAGAAAGTAGAAAAGATGAGATTTGGTTAGATACGATTTTAATTAAAGTTTTAAATGCCTTCAAAGGAAAGATTGATTATTCTAAAAGAGAAATCAGTGTTGATGGAATGGATATGACAAAACCTATTTATTCAGATGAATCCTCTATTTACCGAATATTATATAACGTGATTGACAATAGTTTAAAATACTCTCAGTCAGGCACATCTATCAAAATTAAAATAATTGAACAACTGAACTATGTAGAAATTCGTATAAAAGATTATGGGCAAGGAATCTCCTTAAGGGAACAGGAAAATATTTTTAAGCGAACCTACCGTGTGGAGAAATCTAGAAACCTAGAAACTGGCGGACATGGATTAGGATTGTCGATTAATAAACAGTTACTTCAAAATATCGGTGGTTCTATTTCTGTATTTTCAGAGATTGAAATGGGCAGTACGTTTTATATTAAAATTCCTTATAGTTACTGA
- a CDS encoding dihydrolipoyl dehydrogenase family protein produces the protein MKDKMEYDVAIIGSGQAAWNAGITLSKSGKKVCMIENDLWGGTCPNRGCDPKKIFSNAAFQHYKTKKMEGVGVGKVEEMSWQKLMAFKNKLISPLSHELKSSFERTGIDTKNGFGHFKEGRLYVDETEVQAEKIILALGQKPVIPEIHGNEWIHDSYHFFEIEELPKKMLIIGGGYIAFELASIANQAGSDVTIIHRNNRPLRQFPQKIVSKLVDEMQKQGIKFVFDASVEEVEINGETLIAHTTKGIIKSDYILSAIGRSGDFEKMHLDLVGVKTDSNGVIVNEYLQTENENIYAIGDCVSKSVPKLTTTAILEGHYVGQLFLGKTEQPINYPVLSTAVFSFPRMAKVTTNSIVHSKKYVDLAESSFTFNLHYEKEVPSLLEFDNNNQLVNATILSNEADVLVNDLTILLTNQITGDKLSESILIFPTVQDSLKEILA, from the coding sequence GTGAAGGATAAGATGGAATATGATGTTGCGATAATTGGAAGTGGACAGGCGGCTTGGAATGCGGGAATAACCTTATCAAAAAGTGGTAAAAAAGTTTGTATGATTGAAAATGATTTATGGGGCGGAACTTGTCCGAATAGAGGATGTGATCCTAAGAAAATTTTTAGCAATGCAGCTTTTCAACACTATAAAACGAAAAAAATGGAAGGAGTAGGCGTCGGAAAAGTTGAAGAGATGTCTTGGCAGAAATTAATGGCGTTTAAAAATAAACTGATATCTCCCTTGTCTCATGAATTAAAATCAAGTTTTGAACGTACAGGAATTGATACGAAAAATGGATTTGGTCATTTTAAAGAAGGAAGATTGTATGTAGATGAAACCGAGGTGCAGGCAGAAAAAATAATTTTAGCTTTAGGCCAAAAGCCTGTAATTCCCGAGATACATGGAAATGAATGGATTCACGATAGTTATCATTTTTTCGAGATAGAGGAGCTTCCTAAAAAAATGCTAATCATTGGTGGTGGATATATAGCCTTTGAGCTGGCCTCCATCGCGAATCAAGCTGGAAGTGATGTAACTATTATTCATCGGAACAATCGACCATTAAGACAATTTCCACAAAAAATAGTGTCAAAATTAGTGGATGAAATGCAAAAGCAAGGAATTAAATTTGTATTTGATGCTAGTGTTGAAGAGGTTGAAATAAATGGGGAGACTCTAATTGCTCATACGACTAAAGGCATCATTAAATCAGATTATATCCTTTCTGCGATTGGGAGATCGGGTGATTTTGAAAAGATGCACTTAGATTTAGTCGGTGTGAAAACCGATTCTAATGGGGTCATCGTAAACGAATATTTGCAAACAGAAAATGAAAACATTTATGCTATCGGAGATTGTGTCAGTAAAAGTGTACCTAAACTAACGACTACGGCTATTTTGGAAGGGCATTATGTGGGGCAATTATTTTTAGGGAAAACAGAGCAACCGATTAACTATCCCGTACTATCAACAGCAGTTTTTTCTTTCCCGAGAATGGCAAAGGTGACTACAAATTCAATCGTTCATTCTAAAAAATATGTTGATTTAGCTGAAAGCTCATTCACATTCAACTTACATTATGAAAAAGAAGTTCCTTCATTATTGGAATTTGATAACAATAATCAACTGGTGAATGCAACGATTCTAAGTAATGAGGCAGATGTTCTTGTTAATGATTTAACTATTTTATTAACAAATCAAATAACAGGGGACAAGCTAAGCGAGAGTATCTTAATTTTTCCAACGGTTCAAGATAGCTTAAAAGAAATTTTAGCTTGA
- the uvrC gene encoding excinuclease ABC subunit UvrC → MKTNYLDHKLALLSELPGCYLMKNTQNEIIYVGKAKNLKKRVRSYFRGTQEGKTFLLVEEIVDFETIVTSTDKEALLLEITLIQKHQPKYNIKLKAGSSYPYIKITGDRDPRIIITSDVEKDGGSYFGPYPNVYAATETMHFIEKVYPLKRCVGKQRRACLYYHMGQCLGPCDHEVPVEIYEAQIKRIKAFLNGDTSKVKAELRVKMLAAATEEAYERAAEYRDQIRYIEATVEKQKMISTDHTPRDIFSFYLDKGWISIQVFLIRQATLIKREAALFPSTERGEEELATFILQFYQEKNHLTPRDILVPEKVETALLSEILGVPVRVPVRGPKKNLLDLATQNSKIALNEHFSLLELDEEKTIGAVEELSQALGLPLVKRIESFDHSNIQGTSPVSAMVVYENGRPAKKDYRKFKVKTVEGSNEAATTEEVIRRRYSRLLKEKQPMPDLILMDGGATQVRAALNVLENELGLTIPVAGMVKNEKHRTSSLILGEALTPISLKSTSQAFYLLQRIQDEVHRFAITFHRQVRSKNSLSSLLDQIPGVGPKTRVKLLKHFGSLKKLKEAELSDIQALGISKNVALLIKIRL, encoded by the coding sequence TTGAAGACAAACTATTTAGATCATAAATTAGCCCTTTTGTCAGAATTACCAGGCTGTTATCTGATGAAAAATACTCAAAATGAGATTATTTATGTAGGGAAAGCTAAGAATTTGAAAAAGCGTGTTCGTTCTTATTTTCGTGGCACACAAGAAGGAAAGACTTTTTTATTAGTTGAAGAAATTGTTGATTTTGAGACAATCGTGACCTCAACCGATAAAGAAGCCTTGCTGTTGGAGATTACGTTGATTCAAAAACATCAGCCTAAATACAATATTAAACTAAAAGCAGGGTCTAGCTATCCTTATATTAAGATTACAGGTGATCGAGATCCTCGGATTATAATTACTTCTGATGTGGAAAAAGATGGTGGTTCGTATTTTGGACCTTATCCAAATGTTTATGCAGCCACTGAAACGATGCATTTTATTGAAAAGGTTTATCCGTTGAAGCGATGTGTTGGAAAACAAAGACGAGCTTGTTTGTACTATCATATGGGGCAATGCTTAGGACCTTGCGATCATGAAGTTCCAGTAGAAATTTATGAAGCCCAAATTAAACGAATCAAAGCTTTTTTAAATGGTGATACGTCTAAGGTAAAAGCCGAATTAAGAGTAAAAATGTTAGCGGCAGCTACGGAAGAAGCTTATGAGCGAGCAGCTGAATACCGGGATCAGATTCGTTATATTGAAGCAACAGTTGAAAAACAAAAAATGATTTCAACAGATCATACACCACGTGATATTTTTAGTTTTTATTTAGATAAAGGATGGATTTCCATTCAAGTTTTCTTAATTCGTCAAGCAACTTTGATTAAGCGTGAAGCCGCATTATTTCCAAGTACAGAACGTGGTGAAGAGGAGTTAGCAACCTTTATTTTACAATTCTATCAGGAAAAAAATCATTTAACTCCACGCGATATTTTGGTACCAGAAAAAGTTGAAACAGCGTTATTAAGTGAAATATTAGGCGTTCCCGTTCGAGTTCCTGTTCGTGGTCCTAAAAAGAATTTATTAGATTTGGCAACACAAAATAGTAAAATCGCACTTAATGAACATTTTAGTTTATTGGAATTAGATGAAGAAAAGACTATTGGGGCGGTGGAGGAATTATCGCAAGCATTAGGTTTGCCTTTAGTGAAACGAATTGAGTCTTTTGACCATTCTAATATTCAAGGAACATCACCGGTTTCAGCGATGGTGGTTTATGAAAATGGGCGCCCAGCTAAAAAGGATTACCGTAAGTTTAAAGTAAAAACAGTTGAAGGCAGTAATGAAGCTGCGACGACTGAAGAAGTTATTCGTCGGAGGTATTCACGTTTATTGAAGGAAAAACAGCCAATGCCAGATCTAATCTTGATGGATGGTGGAGCAACTCAAGTTCGAGCTGCTTTAAATGTATTGGAAAATGAACTAGGATTAACGATTCCAGTTGCAGGTATGGTGAAGAATGAAAAGCATCGTACGTCTAGCTTAATTTTAGGTGAGGCATTGACACCAATCTCATTAAAATCCACTAGCCAAGCTTTTTATTTACTTCAACGAATCCAAGACGAGGTCCATCGATTTGCAATTACTTTTCATCGACAAGTCCGAAGTAAAAACAGTCTGTCTTCTTTATTGGATCAAATCCCAGGAGTAGGTCCAAAAACACGAGTAAAATTATTAAAGCATTTTGGTTCACTGAAAAAGTTAAAAGAAGCTGAATTAAGTGATATTCAAGCTTTGGGGATTTCTAAAAATGTGGCTTTGTTGATTAAGATTCGGTTGTAG
- a CDS encoding AraC family transcriptional regulator codes for MSNSVGYKDSLTFSKAFKKFYQISPTEFRMINGTEKYQWLIG; via the coding sequence ATTTCTAATTCCGTTGGATATAAAGATTCTTTGACTTTTTCCAAAGCTTTTAAAAAATTCTATCAAATTTCACCTACAGAGTTTAGGATGATTAATGGGACGGAGAAATATCAGTGGCTTATCGGATGA
- a CDS encoding amino acid ABC transporter ATP-binding protein produces the protein MGKLKVKNLKKSYGSNEVLKGLDLEIQEGEVVCMIGPSGSGKSTFLRCMNRLEEINGGTVIVDNYDLTDKTLDINKVRENIGMVFQHFNLFPHLTIMENITLAPIQLKKATKEEANKKALELLETVGLQEKADAYPSSLSGGQKQRVAIARALAMSPDIMLFDEPTSALDPEMVGDVLEVMQKLAREGMTMIVVTHEMGFAKEVADRVIFMDGGYIVEEGKPEEVFSNPKNERTKNFLDKVLI, from the coding sequence ATGGGTAAATTAAAAGTCAAAAACCTAAAGAAAAGCTATGGTTCAAATGAAGTTTTAAAAGGGTTAGATTTAGAAATTCAAGAAGGTGAAGTTGTTTGTATGATTGGTCCTTCTGGTTCCGGGAAAAGTACGTTTTTACGTTGCATGAATCGTCTAGAAGAAATCAACGGTGGAACGGTAATTGTTGATAATTACGATTTAACAGATAAAACTCTAGATATCAATAAAGTTCGTGAAAATATCGGAATGGTATTTCAGCATTTTAACTTATTTCCACATTTAACCATTATGGAAAACATTACGTTAGCTCCAATCCAATTAAAAAAAGCAACTAAAGAAGAAGCCAATAAAAAAGCTTTGGAACTATTAGAAACAGTTGGATTACAAGAGAAAGCTGATGCTTATCCTAGTTCATTATCAGGTGGACAGAAGCAACGTGTGGCTATTGCTAGAGCTTTAGCAATGTCTCCAGATATTATGCTTTTCGATGAACCAACTAGTGCGCTAGATCCAGAAATGGTTGGAGATGTTCTAGAAGTTATGCAAAAATTAGCTCGAGAAGGCATGACCATGATTGTTGTGACTCATGAAATGGGCTTTGCTAAAGAAGTTGCTGACCGTGTAATCTTTATGGATGGTGGCTATATTGTTGAAGAAGGCAAACCTGAGGAAGTCTTCTCAAATCCTAAAAATGAACGGACAAAAAATTTCTTAGATAAAGTTTTAATTTAA
- a CDS encoding amino acid ABC transporter substrate-binding protein/permease produces MNKKKHYLFLFSLLVTLGILLTGFSTTEAHAETKEKYIIGTDVTFAPFEFQDANNNFVGIDMDLLKAIAKDQGFEVEIKPLGFNAAVQALQANQVDGVIAGMSITNERKQSFDFSTPYFESGVVMAVSESNNDIKSYKDLKGKTVAIKTGTEGATFANSIKDKYGFNIATFDDSANMYEAVKAGSADAAFEDYPVMAYAITQNAPLKLVGEKEKGGQYGFAVNKGKNQELLTKFNNGLTNLKNDGTYQKITEKYLGEEKTEKQSIFALVKENYKQLLSGLGTTLFVTLISIAIASVLGIVFGLMSVTPSKTLRIISMIYVDIMRGIPMMVLAFFVFFTIPQLLGIKMIATVAAIIVLSLNAGAYIAELVRGGINAVDKGQLEAARSLGLPYSKAMGKIILPQAIKIMIPSFINQFVITLKDTTILSVIGLVELTQSGKIVVARTYDSNMWFVIAIIYIVVITALTKVSNLLERRATNG; encoded by the coding sequence TTGAATAAAAAGAAACATTACTTATTCCTATTTTCATTACTCGTAACATTAGGAATTTTACTAACAGGCTTTTCAACTACTGAAGCTCATGCAGAAACGAAAGAAAAATATATTATTGGAACTGATGTGACATTTGCTCCCTTTGAATTCCAAGATGCAAATAATAATTTTGTGGGAATTGATATGGATTTACTTAAAGCAATTGCAAAAGATCAAGGCTTTGAAGTAGAAATCAAACCATTAGGTTTTAACGCTGCTGTTCAAGCTCTGCAAGCAAATCAAGTTGATGGTGTTATTGCTGGTATGAGTATTACTAACGAGCGTAAGCAGTCCTTTGACTTTTCTACCCCTTACTTTGAAAGTGGTGTTGTTATGGCCGTTTCAGAGTCTAACAATGACATTAAATCTTATAAAGACTTAAAAGGCAAAACTGTTGCGATTAAGACTGGAACTGAAGGAGCAACCTTTGCTAATTCAATTAAAGATAAATATGGTTTTAACATTGCAACTTTTGATGATTCAGCTAATATGTATGAAGCAGTTAAAGCTGGTAGTGCTGACGCTGCATTTGAAGATTATCCAGTAATGGCTTATGCGATTACTCAAAATGCACCCCTAAAATTAGTTGGTGAAAAAGAAAAAGGCGGTCAATATGGTTTTGCTGTGAATAAAGGGAAAAATCAAGAATTATTAACTAAATTCAACAATGGTCTAACAAATTTAAAAAATGATGGTACGTATCAAAAAATTACTGAAAAATATTTAGGTGAAGAAAAAACTGAGAAACAAAGTATCTTTGCTTTAGTAAAAGAAAACTATAAACAATTATTAAGTGGTTTAGGTACAACTTTATTTGTTACCTTGATTTCTATAGCCATTGCATCTGTTTTAGGAATTGTATTTGGTTTAATGAGTGTGACACCAAGCAAAACGTTACGAATTATCTCAATGATTTATGTGGATATTATGCGTGGCATTCCAATGATGGTTTTAGCCTTCTTCGTTTTCTTCACAATTCCACAATTATTAGGAATTAAAATGATTGCTACAGTTGCAGCCATTATCGTTCTGAGTTTAAACGCAGGTGCTTATATTGCTGAGCTAGTACGTGGCGGGATTAATGCCGTTGATAAAGGGCAATTAGAAGCTGCTCGTAGCTTAGGATTGCCTTACAGTAAAGCTATGGGAAAAATAATTTTACCCCAAGCAATTAAAATCATGATTCCTTCATTTATTAACCAATTCGTTATTACTCTAAAAGATACAACGATTCTTTCTGTTATCGGTTTAGTCGAATTAACACAATCTGGGAAAATTGTTGTTGCTAGAACCTATGATTCAAATATGTGGTTTGTGATTGCGATTATCTATATCGTTGTCATTACAGCCTTGACAAAAGTATCTAATTTATTGGAAAGGAGAGCTACTAATGGGTAA
- a CDS encoding TetR family transcriptional regulator: MKTDKKAKLVSAAIEVFTEKGLEQTKIADIVKIAEVAQGTYYLYFPSKLAIMPAIAEVVVQQILTNLKNTLNSSLSYPQQLQQVIDVSFAITKEYSEVIALTYAGLASSEYLTEWETIYEPYYLYMAEFLQAGITAGEMSRGMNSKVAAKILIGLIEAGAEQLYLYTKADEDMIKEQKAEVLTFSLRALGMKTID, encoded by the coding sequence ATGAAAACAGATAAAAAGGCCAAACTAGTTTCTGCAGCAATTGAAGTTTTTACCGAAAAAGGGTTAGAGCAAACTAAAATTGCTGATATTGTCAAAATTGCAGAAGTTGCTCAAGGAACCTATTATTTATATTTTCCATCAAAACTTGCGATTATGCCAGCAATAGCCGAAGTTGTTGTTCAGCAGATTTTGACTAACTTAAAGAATACACTGAATAGCAGCTTATCGTATCCACAACAATTACAACAAGTTATTGATGTTAGCTTTGCTATCACCAAAGAGTATTCAGAAGTTATTGCACTGACTTATGCAGGTTTAGCATCAAGTGAGTATTTAACGGAATGGGAAACTATTTATGAACCTTATTATCTTTATATGGCTGAATTTTTACAAGCTGGCATTACAGCGGGGGAGATGAGTCGAGGGATGAATTCAAAAGTAGCCGCTAAAATTTTAATTGGTTTAATTGAAGCAGGAGCTGAACAATTATATCTTTATACAAAGGCTGATGAGGACATGATTAAGGAACAAAAAGCTGAAGTTTTGACTTTTTCCCTACGAGCATTAGGAATGAAAACAATAGACTAA